TGGTAGTTGGTGTCTATATTTTGCATACTGAGTGAATAGATACAATAAGGCTATCATAAATAAAATAAATCCTAAAATACCGGTTTCGACTAAAACAGAAAGATAAACATTATGAAGAAATTCAACTTCAGGTAATTTGCTTTTTGATTTTTCAAGGTAGTATTTGTAGGCAAATCGAAAATTGAAAAGCCCTATGCCATGCCATAATACCTTATCCTTTAATAAGGAAAATCCAAACTGTATTTGATTGATACGGTCAGCTATCGTATATTGTTGTAAAGGGTTTTCCAAAGTATCTTTCCACTTGTCTGAATATTGTGTCAGTAAAGGCATCAGCAAAAAAGGAATTAAAAGAATAAAAAATCGTATTTTCCGAAATACCTGCCATGGGTAAAAAATAAGAAAGAGCAATCCCATTCCAATAAAAAATAGAAAAACACCTCTATTTTCTGTCAGAAGAAGTCCAATAAAAATAATAAGCAAAACAATAGAAAATATTATGCTTTTGAAGGGTTGTTTATTATTGGAGGCATTTAAAAATAATCCAAAGACTATAACAAATGCGATAACTAAAAATCCGGCGACATTTGCAGGCCATTCGCTTAGCAGAGAGGCTAATCCTGGAGATCCATGAGAAGGAATGAAAATGCCTAATAAAAATAAATTTCTTCCAAGAAATAAATGAAATATTCCAAAACATATTGTTATAGGTACAATGCCGCAAAAAATTGTAGTATAAAATTCTGTATATTCTTTTGGAAAATCAATGCTTCTTCCTATATTAAAAAGGAATCCGTAACCTAGTAATGCTATAAGCATAGCAAAAGCTGATGCTTTTGAGTATTCGGCAAAAAAGGATCCTATGAGTGCTACAAAAATAAAAAGAAGCCATATTAAGGAAATTTTATCGTCAGTTAACAGTTTTTTAGGGGAGACAATAAAAAAATATAAAATAAGAGCAGGAATGAATATTATAATAAATAGATCTCCTAGCGGCAATAATAAAATAGTAATGGTAGTAAAAAGATAGAATAATTTTTGTTTGAAAGGTAAATCGGGATAGATGTTCCAGGCCTGCCAAGAAGCAAAAGAGAAAAATAAAATAATAGGTATTCCTACATACCAAAAAGAATAGGAAAATCGATGACCATATTGTCCTATCCCCAAAAACATACAAAATCCAAGTATAAATAAAAGACCAAAGTAGAGGATAATGATTTTTAATGCGGATTTAACGGGAAAAGAAATGAGCATTTGATATCCTTTAGTAATTAATTCTTATAGAATATTAAAATGGTGTACTATTTATGGAATCAATACAAAATACACTATTGAGGAATAATTATATCATAAAAATCTACTTTTTGCAAGTGAAAAATTGAGCTAATGGAAATAATTGATAGATTGCAAAGATATGACTAAGCTTAAGAAAGATTGAAATATTTATATATCAAGAATAGTCTAACTATTGCTAAAAAAATAAGGAAATTTTCTTGTTAATTAGAATTAAATAGTGTACAGATCATTTTCTGTACACTATAATGTAAGTAGAAACAACTATTTAAAGAAAATTCCATCTAGGTTTTTTATCCAATTCCTTTACGTCGATATTCTGATCTTTTTTTATTTTTTGTATGAGCATGTCTCTAAAATCTGAACCTATTAGGCGTACATTTTTAGATTTTTCGGCAATCATTGTATAACCGTCGCCACCACCATAAAGCCAATCATTAATAATAATATTATAAACTTTTTCTGGATTTAAAG
This genomic stretch from Brevinema andersonii harbors:
- a CDS encoding O-antigen ligase family protein produces the protein MFLGIGQYGHRFSYSFWYVGIPIILFFSFASWQAWNIYPDLPFKQKLFYLFTTITILLLPLGDLFIIIFIPALILYFFIVSPKKLLTDDKISLIWLLFIFVALIGSFFAEYSKASAFAMLIALLGYGFLFNIGRSIDFPKEYTEFYTTIFCGIVPITICFGIFHLFLGRNLFLLGIFIPSHGSPGLASLLSEWPANVAGFLVIAFVIVFGLFLNASNNKQPFKSIIFSIVLLIIFIGLLLTENRGVFLFFIGMGLLFLIFYPWQVFRKIRFFILLIPFLLMPLLTQYSDKWKDTLENPLQQYTIADRINQIQFGFSLLKDKVLWHGIGLFNFRFAYKYYLEKSKSKLPEVEFLHNVYLSVLVETGILGFILFMIALLYLFTQYAKYRHQLPAYTAMLFLGGLAFYNITDNWLYILKFSILLFLFLGYCYPNIHKEK